The region TTCCTATAGGGCCACGGCGTAAGTGCTCGTGTGTGACGTAATATGACTTAATAAATACCCACCCCTTCTGTCGTCACGTCCTCTTGGAGTTGGTGCCATCTTAGAAAGGTAATGAATGCTTGTTCTGTTGCTTCCAACTATATCCATATCAATCCAACAAATTGTTAAAACCATCCTTTGCATCTTTTAACGCAtgtgatattttgttttgttttagaccAATCTCCACAAAATGAGAGCAAAGGTAAGCTTCTGCAAATAAACTAATGTCCTGCGACATGATGCGGCAAAGCGCGCTACTCACTCGTCAGACAGTCATGTTTTATTACAATACATGTTTCAGAATATACAGATTTTCGAACTTTAATTGTCAGTGTCAACATTATTTAGCTAGGCTCTTGTTCTATACTAATATTCGTTGTCTAGGAAGGTGTTTGAGCTTGCAAGTTTGCTGGACTGGAAGCGATACGGCATGGCATCCATTTTGTGTTCCTGTAAGAAAATCGTTGCACCAGAATAACGTTAACAAAACTGCTAGccaattttaaatattgtaagtTGGCTCGagtaatgaaaagaaaagctgCCGTAGCCTTTCACTCGACAAATTTACTGTAAGAATTGTTTTCTTACTGTGTGTGGTAATGCATAGACTGGTTTGTGTCTTATGCGTCACTCGTGGTAGAATCAGtcatgcttgtttgtgttccGGTTGTGGCCTAACTTGCCCCTGCTACTTACGATAAGGCACACATTTGGAAGCTTTTGTATACGCACTAGCGTTACACTCGCCAGACGGGGTAGCTACGTTCGACAATATTGAATGATGTCAATTTATACGTTTGCCAAGTTGTATGCACTGTTCTCAAACAGAAGTGGGAACTAGTTTGGCTTTGCCCACATGTTGCCTGTACCTGAAAAGTTTGAATCAAATCAGAATGCACCAGTTTTGTAGAAGCTTCCAACCATTTGAGCCAAGCACTTGCTGTTGTGCAGGACTGTGTTCCCTCTGCATTGTGTGCATAACCGcaatttaaaaccattttcttttgcagtgGAGGAAGAAGCGTATGCGCAGGTAAGATTTCTACCCCAACAGTTGGTGCACTAGGGTTGTGCTGTAGATTTTCAAGAGTAATCTTGTGAAAGATACTGCAGGGCTTGTAATTTTCTCAGAGTTGGGATTAATATATACTGTGTTTAAGTTGTATTGTCTACTGCATGTATATTTGGTTTCATCAGATCAGTAATGGTTAACCCATGTAGTTCAGGGGTTCCCAACTCTGAAGGGCCTCAGATTGATATTGGTGGTATGGATTccttactctgcacttaatttcTTAAATTGGTTTGCCGATTTTAATCCTGAAATAAAACTAACTGGCCCCATAGCTCTCCGGGTCCTGGGGTTGGGACCCCCTGCTTTAACCTCCAGACATCGCAGCCATTTGAAAACCTAGAAGTACAGCTTGCATCTGTTCCCATCATTCCCTTTTCCTCTACAGGCTGAAGCGCAAGAGGCGAAAGATGAGGCAGAGGTCAAAGTAAACTGGCCCCTCCACTGCAGCTGTGGTGACCTTCCCTGCTCTTTGTGCCCCCGTCATCCGTGTGGCTTGCCTAGGACGGCCTCCCCACCATGCCGTCTCCACCACGGGCCTCACTGTTGCGGAGGGAAGGCCGCAACCCTGCCCCCTGCCCGGTTGTTGGTCCTGCCTGGTGACGTGAGTTCGGTGACGAAGACCAAGGACACGGCGCTTCTCCGCGTGGCGCTCTGGACTGTTAACTTGCCCGGCACAGCTGCTTTGTTTGGAAGAcctcaattaaatttttttggttACAAATCATTCTtgtatgtctttgtgtttaATGTCAGGTTATACcaacttttttaaaacatcgaGCATAAGGATGTTCTGGTAATATAGTAGATGGATACCTAAATTTGATTCATCTCAAACTTGGTGCTTACTGAGAACTAAAAGTTGGAGGGATTTGGAACAGTTGTTAGGGGGTATACATTTTCTCCTGTTAATCTTACTTGCTGAAAGGCTACTACAGAAGCAGGatattttctgtaaatattctGTCATACCAGTGAAATGGGAATCTTTCCTGCTTGCTAAGGTTTAACTTTGAGAAACCAagcagtcattttaattatgctgGGTGTTAAAATTTCATAAGGTATCAGTCCAAATTGCATGTGACCAATATCGGCTGCTCAGGGAAGATGGGCAGATGAGAAATGTGGTGCTTTGTAAAATTACACCCTGCTCTGCTGTTATCAGCAAGCAAACCGTTCCATTTCTGGGATTTAGTCATTGGAAAAAGGTTGCTCCTAAGGTTTAAGCTCCAAGTTGTCAGTCGGGtaaaattctgcaaaaaaagtCCTTCGTTCTCCGTAGTCTtaatacagcaaaaaaattaaatgctacGGTACTGGTGTCCTAACTCCAGTCTCGGAGGGCTGCATTGTCTCCTGGTTTTCAAGGTGTCTTTGGCACCAGTGGTTTAAGtcgattggctaaggaatctgcacaccttgttctcaaggccttggcagctgattgaaaggaaaccacaaaactCTACAGGCACTGCGGCGCCCTTGGGATTCCGTTTGATACGCTCATGCTTGGGTAATCTAGGGGAATATTCTTGCATGGCTCAAGTGATTCGCCTACACATTCAACTTCTGTTAGAAGCATAGGGGATATGTAAGTATACTGATATTTTGTGGTTTTGACAATGAGGGAAATGCCTAAACATTGGAGTAAATGGTAAGCAGTGTTTCTGATTATCAAATTTCATTAAGCTTTTGGTGTagatatgaaatattttgcatagtGTCTCACGCTGTAGTAACTTTGTTCTGTACCCATTTATAATGGATATGTTTGGTATGATGTTATTTTGGTGTACAGGGGAGTATTCAGATATTGTGCAAAACTGCTGGTAAATGATTCATATTAAAGGCATTTTGGAGAACAAGACCGGCTACCCAGGTCTGTTCCCAGTTCTTGCCCTTTTCAAGTTCTGAGGACCCATGAAACAGTTTGCCATTtcttctgcattttattttctccttcaACAGTACTCTTTCCACAAGGTTGAGAAACTGCATGCAAACAATACATTACTAGTGAACCCTGGATCTTGTGACTTGGTTTTTGAGGAACACAGATATGATGTATAGGCATTTGCCATACATagatcataaaaatgtaattattgatTTTTGAATGGGGTGTGCGTTTGCTTCCACAAACATCTGTTTGAATATGATGAgcacaaattttcaaaaaacaaaactattagCCAAATGTCTCCAATTTACCCGAAAATTTAGCGGTACTGTTAGTTTCTTTGCAGTACTGGAGCCTGTCTCTGGTGGGTGGTATACTAAACCTCTTCTACTTATCGCATGACCTGATGTCCTATTGCTGCGCGTTGTTGTGCTTAGCCGTGTGGCCTTTAAGCTAATGAGAAACCAAGCTAGCTGCGCCTTATTGAAATGTAGTCTATGCCATGGTTCTAAAGAAATAATAATCGATCCAACAAGACGAAATTCGAAACAACTGCATACCAAACGGACAGATACATGTTTGGGGCAAGTTAAATTAGTAAATTATTGCGGGTAAGTTGATTGACGGCTGAGTAGCAAGCTAGCAAATGTAATGGTAGCGACAAGGACCGCAACGTGCACGGGCCGcagcatttataaataaaaagctaCATTCCAAACTACCTAGCAATTCGGTGTGCCGGTTTTGGTGAAAAAAAGCTAGCTAAACTAACTTTGGTAAACACGGGGTTGCTTTCTTAGTGGTAATTAATGGATGTCTAACTAACAAGCGAATCTCACAGGATGTGGGTAGATTTATCTAACATtgggttttgtttatttactacGATGTTTACTGTAACGTTAGCTGACTCTAGCTGTATCACATAATCGTAGCTAGCCAGCCTTACTGCTAAGGAAGTAACGTCACACGCATTGTCAAACATGCGACTAAAATATAAGGGCATGTTAACTAGCCATGTAAAACCAAGGCTACATATTTTTTGTAGCTTTACAATAGATCTCAAGCGACCATGCTAGCTTTCTTTGTACTCATTTTCTTGGCGCCTTGGCCTACCACTTACAAGGCTATGGTGCCGTGCAGATTGTTCGTAGCTTCTGATAGCCTCATGAATTTCTCCTGCTAACGCGTCAATGCTGAACTAAATTTCACTTAAAGTAAATGGAGTTTGGCAGCAGTGCGCATATTTAATATGACACGTGACACCGAGCATCTGCTAATATCAACGTTAAATGAACTGTGGGTGAGGAAAAATGAACCAATatggaaaatgtacattttaaaccGTAATTTACTGTAGCTAAGACAGCTAGCTAACAGTAATTATCTTGCTCACAAACCAATTAACACTAGATTCGTCCAACGACATGGACAGTTTTAggaagctaacgttagccatttTCTGTTACTTGTTTGCAGTCACCCTTATCTCAGGCGAGTTGGGGAACCGGGCGTTTTGCAGGGTTGGTTTTCTAACTTGTTGCAGATAGCTAAGCctgcaaaaaaaactaattggAATGGCTTCGACATGAGCCTAGCAACAATCACAGCGCACCCCTAATTCAGAAAAGGATAGGTTTAACTTCCAAGATATTTGactgcattttgtatttttcagcagTATGGCTTGGAGCTTTCTGCAAATACTGAAATGATTTGCTGAAAGGTGTGGTGTGGGGCTGTGTTTTTCCTCAGGTGCCAGGACAGAAGAAGAACAGAAGCACTGCAGAGGAGCACAAGCTGCATCATCTTTGTTAACTGAACCAGGCGGACAAAACGCCCCACATGTCCGCTGTGTGCCCACTGCGCGGGGCCAAGCGCCATGCCTGATCGTGACAGTGCCTACCTGTCAGGTAGCAGTGGGGGAGGCAGCGTTGGAGTAGGGGGCGTTGGTGTCGGGGAAGAAGGTGGTGCAGGGGCGGGGCTAGTGGGGGGAGCAGGGGACGGCAGAGGGGGATCCGGGTCAGGGGGCGGGTCTTGCGGCGGGGGCGGGTCCGGCTCCGGGGCCATGGGAGGGGGCGCGGCGCTGGGGAATGGGAGCGGCTTCGGGGGTCTGAGCCTGGACGGCGTCTGCCGGGACTTCCTGCGCAACGTGTGCAAGCGCGGGAAGCGCTGCCGCTTCCGGCACCCGGACTTCAACGAGGTGCCCGACCTGGGCGTGCAGAAGAACGAGTTCATCTTCTGCCACGACCACCAGAACAAGGAGTGCTCCCGCGTCAACTGCCGCTTCGTCCACGGCTCCAAGGAGGACGAGGACTACTACAAGAAGACCGGGGAGCTCCCCCTCCGGCTGCGGGGCAAGGTGGCGGCCGGCATGGGCCTGTCGCCCACGGACCTGCCCCTGAGCCGCGGCGAGGTGCCCCTCTGCAGGGACTTCCTGAAGGGCGAGTGCCAGCGCGGGAACAAGTGCAAGTTCCGCCACGTGAGGAAGGACTACGAATACGAGCCGGTCAGGGTTGGGGTGGGCGGCGGcatggggcagggcgggggcgggatGGCCAgcgtcgggggcgggggggtcggcTGCGGGGGCGTCGGCGGGAGCATGTCGGGGCtggtcgggggagggggagggggaaacatGATGGGGTTGGGGATGGGGTGCCCGAGTCTGGGGGGCTGCAGGGACCCGGGGATGatggggggaggcgggggcggcgTCGGCGTCGGCTTAGGGGGCTGTCTCTCCATGGGGCCCCCGGGGCCGCGGCGGTTCGACCGGGGCCCCTGCGGGGTGTACGACCCCCTCTTTGAGGGAGGGCTGTTTGAGGCGGGGCCCCTGGAGGCCCCTGTGGACCACACCACCCTGCAGCTGAAGCGGCGGAGGCTGGATGGGCTGCGGCTGGCTgacggtgggggcgggggccaCTATGAACTGGGGGTGCAGACCgccctcccgccccgccccctggacTACAGGTttctggaggaggagaacacTCTGCTGAGGAAAAGGGTGGAGGATCTAAAAAAACAGGTGAGTAAACAACAGCTAAAACAAGCGAGAAATAAAATTGTAGTAGATATTGGTAAGTGGTTGAAGAGTAGATGGCAAACGGGCAAGTAAATTATACATAGAGTAGGAAAAATTGGCAAATTGaccttttaaaaacaagcaagtAGAGACTTGCTATGTATGGAGATATAGGGATGTACTGTGTGCAGATGCAGACAATGGGCATCCacatgaatacaataaaattgtctGGTCCAGTGCTTTCAACATGCAGCTTTATTCAGTTTTCAGAAGTTTTGATGATCTTTAGTTTGTTGGTTCATTATTATTAGCAAAACACTCGACTTTCTCTGCGTTTTGTGTCAAACTGATGATGCTAGGTTTCTTGGTTTAGGGAAACAATTGAGCTAcaatatgaagaaaataaaactgcttaaAACTTAAAACTGCTCATACTAGTGATGTCatttggtttctttctttttctgcccTCCTGTCCTGGTCTCCTCTCGCACATTAGGTTTCTAACCTCATCGCCACCAACGAGGTCCTGCTGGAGCAGAACGCCCAGTTCCGGAGCCAGGCCAAGGTCATGACCCTGTCCTCCACGCCGGCGCCCTCCGAGCAGAGCCTGGTGCCCCCCGTGGGGCCCGTCAGCTCCTACAACCACAGCATCGCCCAGACCCACACCACGCTGAGCAGTGCGGGcctgcagccccgccccgtCACCCAGCAGGACCTGGTGGCCCCCGCCGgggcgccccccgccccgccctccaacgcggccccgcccaccgcacCCCCGCCACACCTCAACCCCGAGATCGCGCCGCTCTCCGCCGCCCTCGCCCAGACCATCGCCCAGGGCATGGCGCCGCCCGTCTCCATGGCGCCCGTGGCCGTCTCCGTGGCTCCCGTGGCCGTGTCCATGGCCCAGCCCTTGCCGGGCATCACCATGAGCCACGCCACCACGCCCATGGTGTCGTACCCCATTGCCAGCCAGAGCATGCGCATTACCACTCTACCACACTGAGTCACTGGGGACCCAGAGACTACCGGCAGAAACTGGGGTCATCCTTTCAGGCAGCAACTTAAAGGGGTCTCCATGTACATGGTGGTGCACTCTCTGCTCCCCTCCACTGATACATGTCTTCTCTTATTGACCAGAATAGGAGACCTCAGTGGTACAGTGACTAAGAAATACCACtgtccaccacacacacactagagctgtggtgggggggtctggggggtgTAGTGAGGGTGGTGAGGAGAGGTGAATTAGCGCAGCTCTTGCTGTCTTACATCTCTGCTCTGGGCATTATCACTAAAGAGAGACATTATTGCCGCTGTTCACTCCTCACTCTGTAGGCTTGCAAAGTATTTTCGGGGTACTTTCCCTCATAACCGCAGACACCAAAGGATCTGCAAATGTCCGATATGTGAAATAGATGTTTGTACAGAGAATTGTGCTCTAAAGCCTGGATGCCAGTGGACAGAAAGGAATTTAAAAGTTTGTtgaatgttatgttttttaaaggtcCCACCTGTGTAAACAAACTGtattttgcacacaaaaaaagaacaacaacaaagcGAAGCAAATACTGCCTATCACCTATCATTTTGTCCTTCCCCCTTGTAgtccatcatttaaaaaagaaaaagaaaaaaaaaggtgctgACCTGTaacaaggggaggggggagtgtggggaTGAGGTGATGTGATGAGAGCTGGGCATGTCGCCCCCAGGGTTTGGGACGGTTGTGTAGTTTGGGCTCCAGGACCGGAGCATAGCGTTTATACGAGGGCCGTGTGTCCCTCGAGACAATGCCTTTGCTATTTTACTTAGTTCATTTCTTGtgtctgtaaaaaatattgtttgaatTTCATGAACCTGCAGCTGGAAGACACACTCGTGTGGTCTTGGGGCTTCCTTTAGGGGATCTCATTAAAATATCAGACACTGTTTGactgttttatctttttttcttaaactctCGCCGTGATTTTAGCTGCCAGTACAGGCCGAGCCGTTTGGCGGACCAGAGTATCGAGAAGTAATCTGAGGTCTGTGGTTTAGCTTCCAGCTAAAATAATCCCACCCGTGAGTCTTGCGTGGTAGATATCTGAAATGCCCACTGAAGTGACTCTGCAGATCACACTGTGCTTTGTTAATgagagtaaaaataaataaatgacgtTACAATAAAGGATTGCATTTATGTGGCACCTTCAGTATCATATTCTGAaattgctttacagtgaagCTTGGAGAAACTGCTGAGTCACCACCGCTCTCTTGCAGACCTGCCCAGCTGGGTTTTTAGTTGGTTTTTACCCACCTTTGCGAAACAAACGGTAGCAGGGCTTGCTGATAAGGTGCatctctcaccagctgcagaaTTAAGGTCGTGGGCGGGAGGAACAGGCCTCTCACCAGCTGTAATGTCCGGGTCACGAGCGGGTCTGTTCCTTTGTCCTGCGCAGGCTGCAgctgctcccccccccgggCTCGTGTCTGAGCCATGTGCCGAGCTGTGGCGCAGCCGCGTGGTTTACGCCGAAGCTTTCCGCGCGGCAGCTGCCCCCGTCCGAAACTCCCCATCAACACTCGCCAACTGCCGAATTGCagtggggtttttaaaaaaaaatcctgcagtGCCCTCAGCTTGgactcttcctccttcctccctctacTGTAATCCATTTCTCTTCCCCTTCCATTTCATGTGGCAAACCTCCAACACCGAACTGTGTCGGAAGATAATAGATTTGatcagatttgattttattgcaTTAGACTTCCTTATTTGCGCACATCATTCAACCTAGTACGGCTCACAGTACCGTGAGGTTAGGACATTCTTTGGACTATTCTGTGATACTGTTATATAATTAGTGATTGGTGTCTTATTcagaaatgctttcattttgattAAGTTGATTAAGAATGCTTTTTGTGATTAGTATATGAAACTTACTGAATTGTGCTTCCCTGCGGTGGACTGGCAAACCGTCCCGGGTGTATACCTGCATCTCttacaatgcatgctgggacaggctcctgCACCtcccgcaaccctgaccagggaTCAGGTAATTGTAATCAGGTAATCAGGTaaagatgatggatggatgaattgTGCTTTCTGGCACAGGTGCTAATGGCTGAAGGATATAACCTCTGCATCGCTCTTTCTGGTTATACATGTTCAGTAGACTGTGGCTGTCGCTGTACTGCTGTGTGAAACTATTGGCTTCATTCCATTGGTGTAGAGAGGGCTTAAATCGACTGTTcgcccaaaaataaaattaaggcaCAGTATGTTCCCACTTACCCAGAGTACTGTCTGTACTTGCTGAGATTTCGCAAGTTTTCAAGACacctgctgcagctcaccctgatacagTAGCCCTCAATGGGTCTAATTTTTGTGGCCTCAAAGAGCTAAAAATTTACACTAGGAAAAATTGGTGTCCCTCTCCAAATATAATGCTTCTTCGAGGTATGGAAACGATTGCGTGAAGTGTCAGCTGAAGCATTCCAGTATTCTGGGGCGCAGATTTCCTGGGGTCACCCCACGCCTAAACATTAACGTTGCTGCTTAAAGGTTACCTGTAGTCTTCAGTGAGAGACACGACATTCCCAAAATGGAGGCACTTGGCGCCCTGTAGCACACTGTGTGGTTTGTAGGGTGCAGAAGCTGGCACATGAATGTCCACTGTAGAATGTGACGTCACCCCTTGATAGACAGTAAAGGTGTGATTAGTCTCCTCGCCCGGGGATCTTGGGCTTTAGCTGAGCGGGCTGAACTTGCGTGGTGGCTGCCTGTGGTTCTGAACTTACTGCAGTCACCGGACATCGTTACTGTGCAATGGCTGGAGTGAAAACTAgctaatttgatttattttacacaagCACTTTTAAAAAGACAGGTTTTGCAGGTCTTTTAGCTGCTTGTGCCCCCTAGCAGGTGTCCTACACAGgccgagtgtgtgtgcacgtgtgttttcCCCCATCTGTTGTAGGGAGAAACAAAGTGCCTGTATTGCTGCGGCACCGAATTTTCTGCTGTGTCATAAGCAGCAATGACTAGCCTGAATACGGCTACAGCCTCAGACTGCACATGGTGCACTTCTGAGGAGAGAACCACACAGTGCCTCATAGCTACAAATGCTACCCTTGCTGATTTGCACCATGTAATCTGTATAGAAATAACTCATCTTAAAGTAACCACAACACATTATTGACCACTTCATGCTTTTaacaatttatatttacattatatcgCTTTGGAAAGGGTTTACCGTTGGCTGTAAAGAATTCCACCCTGGGTAAACACGACATATATACCAACAGACTGGGGGGGTTAAACTGCTTCTTGTTCTCTGTGGTGTCCTGTATCCATCAGCATGTGCTGATCTTTCTTGGAGGGGATTGTTTGGTAGCACCTTTGGCTGCCTTTGAATGCACTGCGCTTTGTTCAGACACAAAGCTAGACTGGCTGTGTAAGTTTTTCATTCTGTGGTTGCTGGCCTGAAAGTATGTGACATCAAATtggtctgtctttgtgtgtttctgattaatttTGGCTGTCTTTAGGGGGAATTGGATGAGGCCAGTCATGTGATCACTACTGGGCAGTACTCTCATGGCGCATGGCCCTGTGAACTTGGGACAGCTTACATAACATGTGTTTACTTtgtaacagacacacaccatgGTGGACACAACAGACCCTGGTTTCATATGGTTACTGTTGCTAACCTTTTGTGTTCCCATAAAAACGCTACACCAAGTCATTTCAAACATCAATATGAgactttttcatgaaatatataCTTAAGTTATTTCAAACTTTTAACTTTTGTTCTACAATTAAAATGGTTATTGTAGGGTTATTTGTAGCTGAGAGTTCAACCATATTTTTTGCTTCTGTGCTCAGTTTACAAAGTTTTTAATAATACAAAACTTCCGTGAATATTCGCATTTTTGTTGTCTGCAGTGCAGAATGGTTATACagaacatgtttaaaaaaaaaaaaaaaaagaattaggcTATAGATCTAGAATAATActaatacatttgaaatggttCTAGAACTAAAGATTCTTTCTCTTGAAAGGCCTCCATTTGTTCTGGTGGTTTCtaatttacaaattaaaaaaacaaaaaattatatatatatgtgtgtgtgtgtgtgtatgtatataattttattttattttattttttccggAGGACACAGCTTTACCTAGTCTACTTGCTATATCTTTTTTTTCGAGCTATTTATCAAATGACGTCATATTCGCAATTATTTCTTGAGACATAATAGGCTAAAATAAACCAACGTAAAGCCTAAATCCTGTCTAAACAAGTAAGTGGAACAATGGTGACAAAGCAATCCGAATTGAAAGAGTTTGAGAAGGGAGATTGTTCACGAAAAGGTATCGCCTACGGCAGTCGTTTTGCGGCTTCCCTGAACCCCACCGCCTCTTTAACATCCCAGTCCGCTCATGACTGGTCAAGAGCTGAGATAGGCTACTTCTCTCCAACGCAAGCAACAGCATCCGTGAAGGTCGTCTGCCATAAGAAGTCGTGAGACAAGTACTGCATAACTGCGCCGCGTCTGCACACTGCTGGGCGTGTTTCCATA is a window of Anguilla anguilla isolate fAngAng1 chromosome 13, fAngAng1.pri, whole genome shotgun sequence DNA encoding:
- the LOC118211921 gene encoding zinc finger CCCH domain-containing protein 10-like; protein product: MPDRDSAYLSGSSGGGSVGVGGVGVGEEGGAGAGLVGGAGDGRGGSGSGGGSCGGGGSGSGAMGGGAALGNGSGFGGLSLDGVCRDFLRNVCKRGKRCRFRHPDFNEVPDLGVQKNEFIFCHDHQNKECSRVNCRFVHGSKEDEDYYKKTGELPLRLRGKVAAGMGLSPTDLPLSRGEVPLCRDFLKGECQRGNKCKFRHVRKDYEYEPVRVGVGGGMGQGGGGMASVGGGGVGCGGVGGSMSGLVGGGGGGNMMGLGMGCPSLGGCRDPGMMGGGGGGVGVGLGGCLSMGPPGPRRFDRGPCGVYDPLFEGGLFEAGPLEAPVDHTTLQLKRRRLDGLRLADGGGGGHYELGVQTALPPRPLDYRFLEEENTLLRKRVEDLKKQVSNLIATNEVLLEQNAQFRSQAKVMTLSSTPAPSEQSLVPPVGPVSSYNHSIAQTHTTLSSAGLQPRPVTQQDLVAPAGAPPAPPSNAAPPTAPPPHLNPEIAPLSAALAQTIAQGMAPPVSMAPVAVSVAPVAVSMAQPLPGITMSHATTPMVSYPIASQSMRITTLPH